One genomic region from uncultured Subdoligranulum sp. encodes:
- a CDS encoding amino acid ABC transporter permease has translation MEAQFEALSELAKSGETLTFGQDFFVKFYQAFLYNDRWLQYVEGVGTTLVVTAMALVLGVVLGSVVALVRVAHDQQRPHHRNPVLGVVNVICQIYATVIRGTPMMVQLLIMSMVIFASSRNFTMVGALALGINSGAYVSEIIRGGLMAVDPGQMEAGRSLGLNYITTMVLIIIPQAIRSILPSLGNEFIILLKDTSLITVIGGKELLYAAQGIMNRTYEAMFPLLGVAAIYLVLVLLFSALLGKLERRLAQSDRR, from the coding sequence ATGGAAGCACAGTTCGAGGCACTTTCGGAACTGGCAAAGAGCGGGGAGACCCTGACCTTCGGGCAGGATTTCTTTGTGAAATTTTACCAGGCATTTCTGTACAATGACCGCTGGCTGCAGTACGTGGAAGGCGTGGGCACCACCCTGGTGGTCACCGCCATGGCGCTGGTGCTGGGCGTGGTACTGGGGTCTGTGGTGGCGCTGGTCCGTGTGGCCCATGACCAGCAGCGGCCCCACCACCGCAACCCGGTGCTGGGCGTGGTCAATGTGATCTGCCAGATCTATGCCACCGTCATCCGCGGCACCCCCATGATGGTGCAGCTGCTCATCATGAGCATGGTGATTTTTGCCAGCAGCCGCAACTTCACCATGGTGGGTGCGCTGGCGCTGGGCATCAACTCGGGCGCCTATGTGTCGGAGATCATCCGCGGCGGCCTGATGGCGGTGGACCCCGGCCAGATGGAAGCGGGCCGCAGCCTGGGCCTCAATTACATCACCACCATGGTGCTCATCATCATTCCCCAGGCCATCCGGTCCATCCTGCCGTCCCTGGGCAATGAGTTCATCATCCTGCTGAAGGATACCTCCCTCATCACGGTCATCGGCGGCAAGGAGCTGCTCTACGCAGCCCAGGGCATCATGAACCGTACCTACGAGGCCATGTTCCCGCTGCTGGGCGTGGCGGCCATCTACCTGGTGCTGGTGCTGCTCTTCAGCGCCCTGCTGGGAAAACTGGAAAGGAGACTGGCGCAAAGTGATCGACGTTAA
- a CDS encoding ABC transporter substrate-binding protein has translation MKKLTALLLGTAMVLSLAACGGSASSSEAASSEAASSSEAASSEATSSEASAETASAELTTVTPGTLTMSTNAAFPPYEMTADDGSFEGIDIEVAQAIADKLGLTLQVDDMDFDAALLAVQNGKSDMVMAGVTVTEERQKVMDFTDSYATGIQSIIVPEDSDIASIDDLEGKTIGTQRGTTGYLYCVDDFGDDAVVAYDNGLTAVQALNNGQVDCVVIDNAPAQEFVAANQGLKILDTPYTEENYAIGVAKGNTAMLDAINGALEELKADGTLQSIVDKYITAE, from the coding sequence ATGAAAAAACTGACTGCTCTGCTGCTGGGCACCGCCATGGTGCTGAGCCTGGCCGCCTGCGGCGGTTCCGCTTCTTCCAGCGAAGCCGCTTCTTCCGAGGCTGCCTCCTCCTCTGAGGCTGCTTCCTCCGAGGCCACCTCTTCCGAGGCTTCCGCCGAGACTGCTTCTGCCGAACTGACCACCGTCACCCCCGGCACGCTGACCATGTCCACCAACGCGGCCTTCCCCCCGTACGAGATGACCGCCGATGACGGCAGCTTTGAGGGCATCGACATCGAGGTGGCCCAGGCCATCGCCGACAAGCTGGGCCTGACCCTGCAGGTGGACGACATGGACTTTGACGCCGCCCTGCTGGCTGTGCAGAACGGCAAGAGCGATATGGTCATGGCCGGCGTCACCGTCACCGAGGAGCGCCAGAAGGTCATGGACTTCACCGATTCCTACGCCACCGGCATCCAGTCCATCATCGTGCCGGAGGATTCCGACATTGCCTCCATCGATGATCTGGAAGGCAAGACCATCGGCACCCAGCGTGGCACCACCGGTTACCTGTACTGCGTGGACGACTTCGGCGATGACGCTGTGGTCGCTTACGACAACGGTCTGACCGCCGTCCAGGCCCTGAACAACGGCCAGGTGGACTGCGTGGTCATCGATAACGCTCCTGCTCAGGAGTTCGTGGCTGCCAACCAGGGTCTGAAGATCCTGGACACCCCCTACACCGAGGAAAACTACGCCATTGGTGTGGCCAAGGGCAACACTGCCATGCTGGATGCCATCAACGGCGCTCTGGAAGAGCTGAAGGCCGACGGCACCCTGCAGAGCATCGTCGACAAGTACATCACCGCCGAATAA
- the thrS gene encoding threonine--tRNA ligase, producing the protein MKIIYKDGTVGECPQDQELHVLRHTAAHIMAQAIKRLYPEADFAFGPATENGFYYDVDLGDTKLSDEDLANIEKEMRKICKENLPIKPFILPRDEAIKLMQERQEHYKIEHIADLADETEFSFFQQGEYVDMCIGPHLTYTKALKAFKITQQSGAYWKNDKENKMLTRINGVAFHNQEELEEWEKQQQEARERDHRKIGKEMRLFMTDDLVGRGLPMFLPNGYIVWQQLEDYIKQKERERGYLHVMTPCIGTVNLYRTSGHWDHYRENMFPAMEMEGESYVLRPMNCPHHMMIYANQPHSYRQLPIRIGEIAHDFRYESSGTLKGIERGRHFCQNDAHLFVTPEQIKSEVAAVCDLIFDVYKDFHITDYRCVLSLRDPADKKKYHDDDAMWNHAEQALREVLTELGIQFTEEIGEAAFYGPKLDVNVKPAVGAEYTLSTCQLDFCLPAKFHLTYVDKDGTEKTPVVLHRAILGSLDRFMAYLIEETKGRFPTWLAPVQVKVLPVSEKTMDYAREVTDKLKAAGIRAVLDESNEKIGYKIRLAQQEDRAPYMLVLGAKEAEAGNLSVRNRKGETTAMDLDAFTAQVKDEIANKVFNV; encoded by the coding sequence ATGAAAATCATCTACAAAGACGGCACCGTGGGCGAATGCCCGCAGGACCAGGAACTGCACGTCCTGCGCCACACCGCCGCGCACATCATGGCCCAGGCCATCAAGCGCCTGTACCCCGAGGCGGACTTCGCCTTCGGCCCGGCCACCGAGAACGGCTTCTACTACGACGTGGACCTGGGTGACACCAAGCTCTCCGACGAGGATCTGGCCAACATCGAGAAGGAGATGCGCAAGATCTGCAAGGAGAACCTGCCCATCAAGCCCTTCATCCTGCCCCGTGACGAGGCCATCAAGCTGATGCAGGAGCGCCAGGAGCACTACAAGATCGAGCACATCGCCGATCTGGCCGACGAGACCGAGTTCAGCTTCTTCCAGCAGGGCGAGTACGTGGACATGTGCATCGGACCGCACCTGACCTACACCAAGGCGCTGAAGGCTTTCAAGATCACCCAGCAGAGCGGTGCCTACTGGAAGAACGACAAGGAAAACAAGATGCTGACCCGCATCAACGGCGTGGCCTTCCACAACCAGGAAGAGCTGGAAGAGTGGGAGAAGCAGCAGCAGGAAGCCCGCGAGCGGGATCACCGCAAGATCGGCAAGGAGATGCGGCTCTTCATGACCGACGACCTGGTGGGCCGCGGTCTGCCCATGTTCCTGCCCAACGGCTACATCGTGTGGCAGCAGCTGGAGGATTATATCAAGCAGAAGGAGCGCGAGCGCGGCTATCTGCATGTCATGACTCCCTGCATCGGCACGGTGAACCTCTACCGCACCTCCGGTCACTGGGATCACTACCGTGAGAACATGTTCCCCGCCATGGAGATGGAGGGCGAGAGCTATGTGCTGCGTCCCATGAACTGCCCGCACCACATGATGATCTACGCCAACCAGCCCCACAGCTACCGTCAGCTGCCCATCCGCATCGGCGAGATCGCCCACGACTTCCGCTATGAGTCCAGCGGCACCCTGAAGGGCATCGAGCGCGGCCGTCACTTCTGCCAGAACGACGCCCACCTGTTCGTGACCCCCGAGCAGATCAAGAGCGAAGTGGCCGCCGTCTGCGATCTGATCTTTGATGTGTACAAGGACTTCCACATCACCGACTACCGCTGCGTGCTGAGCCTGCGCGACCCCGCCGACAAGAAGAAGTACCATGACGACGACGCCATGTGGAACCATGCCGAGCAGGCCCTGCGCGAGGTGCTGACCGAGCTGGGCATCCAGTTCACCGAGGAGATCGGCGAGGCCGCCTTCTACGGCCCCAAGCTGGATGTCAACGTCAAGCCCGCCGTGGGCGCCGAGTACACCCTGTCCACCTGCCAGCTGGACTTCTGCCTGCCCGCCAAGTTCCACCTGACCTATGTGGACAAGGACGGCACCGAGAAGACCCCCGTGGTGCTGCACCGCGCCATTCTGGGCTCTCTGGACCGGTTCATGGCCTACCTCATCGAGGAGACCAAGGGCCGCTTCCCCACCTGGCTGGCCCCCGTGCAGGTCAAGGTGCTGCCCGTCAGCGAGAAGACGATGGACTACGCCCGCGAGGTGACCGACAAGCTGAAGGCCGCCGGCATCCGCGCCGTGCTGGATGAGTCCAACGAGAAGATCGGCTACAAGATCCGTCTGGCCCAGCAGGAGGACCGCGCCCCCTATATGCTGGTGCTGGGCGCCAAGGAGGCCGAGGCCGGCAACCTGAGCGTGCGCAACCGCAAGGGCGAGACCACGGCCATGGACCTGGATGCTTTCACCGCCCAGGTCAAGGACGAGATCGCCAATAAGGTGTTCAACGTCTGA